Genomic segment of Microbacterium sp. M28:
GCCGCCCCGGACGGCTTCGCGACGGCGACGGTCTGCGCCTGCCATTCCCCGTCGGCAAGGAACCCTGCGACGATTCGCCGAGGCGCACTCCACTCGGATGCCGCGCCGTCGACGCCCGTGACGCGCACGCGCAGCGACACCTCCTCACGAGGGGAAAGCGTCCGGAACGGCCAGGGCACTCGCACGGACCGGCGTCCGTCCACGACGTGCTGCTGCGTGCCATCCGCCGTGGTCAGTTCGAGCTCGGCCCGGGCCTGACGCCAGCCCGTGACGTCCGTCTCGGTGGTCCACCCGATGGCGGGGTGGGCTGTCGCGACGACGTCGCTTCCGTACGGCGCGTCTACCTCGACGCGGGTGATCCTGGTGTTCATGCTCGCCTCTCGCTTCCTGCGACGGCCGGGGCCGTCACCGTGATCTCGTGAGTTCCGCTGGACAGGGGGCCGGATGCCGCAGAGCCGTCGACCGTGACGACCGACGCGTCGGTCACCGGCAGGTCCAGTTCCGCCGTGACGCCGAACGGCACCTCCACTGTCGCCCGGAGTCCGTCGGCGTCGATCCGCCAGTCGATCGCGAGCCGCCCGTACGCGGTGTCGATGGATGCCGCGGCGTGATCGAGTTGCGCGGCGGGCCGCGGGGCGATCCGTGTCCGGCGGTAACCCGCCTCGGCCGGCGCGAGACCCGCCACCGTCCGGTAGACCCAGTTGATCATCGCTCCGTACGCGTAGTGGTTGAACGAGAGCATGCTGCCGCCGGAATCGTGCGACCCGGCATCCATGTCTCCCGAGTGGATGCTGCCGTCCGGACGGATCGCATCCCAGCGCTCCCAGACCGTCGTCGCTCCGCGGTCGACCTGATAGAGCCAGCTGGGCGCGTCCCGGCGGAGCAGCATGAGGTACGCCTCGTCGAGGTGGCCGTTGTTCGACAGCGCGAACAGGACGAGGGGTGTGCCGAGGAAGCCCGTCGAGATGCGGCCGTTCTCGGCGCGGACGTCAGCGGCGAGATCGTCGGCGATCGCGGCGCGCTCGGCGGCCGGCGCGATCGCGAACTCGAGTGCGAGCGCCGCACCGGTCTGCGTGGCCGCGGCCTCGGCTCCCCAGCGTTCCCAGGTCGTGGCCGCGACTCGGTCAGCGAGCGCGTCGTACCCGGCGCCCCGTGTCGGGTCGCCGACGAGGCGTTCGGCACGGGCGAGAAGCCGGGCGGAGTGCACGTAGAACGCGTTCGCGACATAGTCGCTGGAGACCTTCGCCTCCCACGGCCGCTCGCCTGGGGCATCCGGATCGAGCCAGTCGCCGTACTGGAACGGCTCCGTGGGCAGGACGACGCCGTCGCCCGCGCGGCGGCGCAGGTGCTCCACCCAGCGGCGCATGCTGCCCAGTTGCTGACGGAGCACCTCGTCGCTGCCGGATGCCTCGTACACCGCCCAGGGGACGATCGTCGCAGCATCCGCCCAGCCGGCGCGGCCCATGTTGTCGACCGGCCCCGCGCCCATGCGCATGTCTTCGAAACGGATGATGTCCGGCACCACCGACGCGACGCCGCCCTCATCGGTCTGGTCGGCTTCGAGATCGCGCAGCCAGTTGCGCCAGAAGGCCTCGGCATCCATCAGCGTGCTCGCCGTCGCGGCGAACGCCTGGGCGTCGCCGGTCCACCCCAGTCGTTCGTCGCGCTGCGGGCAGTCCGTCGGCACCGACACGAAGTTGTCGCGCTGCGACCAGAACACGTTCGAGTGGAACCGGTTCAGCGCCTCGGATGCCGAGCGGAAGGTCGACCGCGCGGGCAGGTCGCTCGAGATCGCGACGGCCGTGGCGGAGAGCACCTCGACGGGACCTTCGACCTCCGCGTGCTGGAAGCCGTGGAAGGTGAACTGCGGCTCGAGCACGTGCTCGCCGTCGCGGTCGAGCGTGTACGAATCGGTCGCCTTGGCGCTGCGCAGCGCTGCCGTGTGCAGCGCACCGGACGGCTCGAGGATCTCGGCATGACGGACGGTGACGACGTCGCCGGCGCGGCCGCGGACCACCAGCCGGACCCAGCCGGAGATGTTCTGCCCCGCGTCGAACTGCACGGCTCCGTCGCGGTCCGTCCGCGTCATCCCGAGCTCCTCCACGACGCGGATCGGCGGAGCGGAACGCGGCTCGAAGCGGGCCAGGTCGGTAGGGATGACGGATGCCGGAGTCCACCCGGAGTCGTCGAAGGATGCCTCGTGGACGCCCTCGGCGCGCAGACGCAGATCAGTGACAGTGCCGTCGTAGATGCTCGCCGACCGTACGGCGCCGAACCCACCGCGCCACGTCTCGTCGGTGGCGACGAGCACCCCGTCCTCGGTGTCGATCTGGGCGATGGCCCCTGAGCGGTCGCCGTAGATCTCCGTGCGATCGGCGAAGCCCATCCGCCCGCGGTACCAGCCGTCGCCGACTTCCAGCACGATCGTGTTCGCCCCTTCGCGCAGGAGTCCTGTCACGTCGAGGGTGTCCATCAGCACGCGGGTGCCGTACGAAGTCCACCCCGGCGTGAGCCTGGCGTCGCCGGCGCGTACGCCGTTGATCCAGGCATCCACGAGTCCGAGCGCGCTGAGCCGCAGACGAGCCTGTTGCGGAATGCGGTCGACCTGGAAGGTGGTGCGCAGCAGCGCCACCGGCCCTTCGACCTCGCTCGGGATGCCGATCACGGCGGCGCTGAGGTCACCGGCGTCCCGCCCCGCCTCGACGACGAGCTCGTCGCTCCACTCCGTCCACCCCGACGGCGTCGCGATCCGCACCGCGAATCGTCGACGCTCTCCGGACGCGAGATCGCCCACCGGGATCGCGACCGAATCGGGGCCGGCGACGACCTCGCC
This window contains:
- a CDS encoding alpha-L-rhamnosidase, yielding MTATPPLTRFDAATHIVSLSSQHGAGLLGIPSRGLRLTWRSESSTPGADQIAYQLATGPADGECTPGEVVAGPDSVAIPVGDLASGERRRFAVRIATPSGWTEWSDELVVEAGRDAGDLSAAVIGIPSEVEGPVALLRTTFQVDRIPQQARLRLSALGLVDAWINGVRAGDARLTPGWTSYGTRVLMDTLDVTGLLREGANTIVLEVGDGWYRGRMGFADRTEIYGDRSGAIAQIDTEDGVLVATDETWRGGFGAVRSASIYDGTVTDLRLRAEGVHEASFDDSGWTPASVIPTDLARFEPRSAPPIRVVEELGMTRTDRDGAVQFDAGQNISGWVRLVVRGRAGDVVTVRHAEILEPSGALHTAALRSAKATDSYTLDRDGEHVLEPQFTFHGFQHAEVEGPVEVLSATAVAISSDLPARSTFRSASEALNRFHSNVFWSQRDNFVSVPTDCPQRDERLGWTGDAQAFAATASTLMDAEAFWRNWLRDLEADQTDEGGVASVVPDIIRFEDMRMGAGPVDNMGRAGWADAATIVPWAVYEASGSDEVLRQQLGSMRRWVEHLRRRAGDGVVLPTEPFQYGDWLDPDAPGERPWEAKVSSDYVANAFYVHSARLLARAERLVGDPTRGAGYDALADRVAATTWERWGAEAAATQTGAALALEFAIAPAAERAAIADDLAADVRAENGRISTGFLGTPLVLFALSNNGHLDEAYLMLLRRDAPSWLYQVDRGATTVWERWDAIRPDGSIHSGDMDAGSHDSGGSMLSFNHYAYGAMINWVYRTVAGLAPAEAGYRRTRIAPRPAAQLDHAAASIDTAYGRLAIDWRIDADGLRATVEVPFGVTAELDLPVTDASVVTVDGSAASGPLSSGTHEITVTAPAVAGSERRA